A window of Halomonas sp. H10-9-1 contains these coding sequences:
- the hslV gene encoding ATP-dependent protease subunit HslV, translated as MTTIVSVRRGDHVALAGDGQVSLGNTVMKGNASKVRRLYRGEVLAGFAGGTADAFTLFERFEAQLEKYQGNLVKAAVELAKEWRTDRALRRLEALLAVANKDASLIITGNGDVLEPEGGIIAIGSGGNYALAAARALLQNSDLSAREITEKSLAIAGDICVFTNHNVTLEELPAKAS; from the coding sequence ATGACCACGATCGTATCCGTGCGCCGCGGTGACCATGTCGCACTGGCCGGCGACGGCCAGGTATCGCTGGGCAACACCGTGATGAAGGGCAACGCCAGCAAGGTGCGCCGCCTCTATCGCGGCGAGGTGCTGGCCGGTTTCGCCGGCGGTACCGCCGACGCCTTCACCCTCTTCGAGCGCTTCGAGGCACAGCTGGAGAAGTATCAGGGCAACCTGGTCAAGGCCGCCGTGGAGCTGGCCAAGGAGTGGCGCACCGACCGTGCCCTGCGCCGCCTGGAGGCGCTGCTCGCCGTCGCCAACAAGGACGCCTCGCTGATCATCACCGGCAACGGCGATGTGCTGGAGCCCGAGGGCGGCATCATCGCCATCGGCTCAGGCGGCAACTATGCCCTGGCAGCGGCCCGCGCCCTGCTCCAGAACAGCGACCTCTCGGCCCGGGAGATCACCGAGAAATCGCTGGCGATCGCCGGCGATATCTGCGTGTTCACCAACCACAATGTCACCCTCGAGGAGCTGCCTGCCAAGGCGAGCTAA
- a CDS encoding SPOR domain-containing protein, whose product MATRKQPPRKRGATNSRRQPSSKTRREWRLPGWVWGLAGLVSGFLLSQHQHGVAPWQVEDSPLAMVLPRSAPPENEPAPAAEPSEPPMPTFEFYTLLPESEVIAPGGKMPASTATPPPPPPPEEAAASDDPIAEVIAANLSNDRQAREPVRQQAAAATSASGQRYMLQAASFRAPGDAQQLRSRLRDFGLLAQVSEVKAGGGETWHRVQVGPYEDRRELSRAQDLMVTQGIEPLLIQLNN is encoded by the coding sequence ATGGCGACTCGCAAGCAGCCCCCCAGGAAGCGCGGCGCCACCAATAGCCGGCGCCAACCCAGCAGCAAGACGCGCCGCGAATGGCGCCTGCCCGGCTGGGTGTGGGGCCTGGCCGGCCTGGTGTCCGGCTTCCTGCTCTCCCAGCACCAGCACGGAGTGGCGCCCTGGCAGGTCGAGGACTCGCCGCTGGCGATGGTGTTGCCGCGCAGCGCTCCGCCGGAGAACGAGCCGGCGCCAGCGGCGGAGCCCAGTGAACCGCCGATGCCGACCTTCGAGTTCTACACCCTGCTGCCGGAGTCCGAGGTGATCGCCCCGGGCGGGAAGATGCCCGCCTCCACGGCGACACCGCCGCCCCCGCCCCCGCCGGAGGAGGCGGCGGCGAGCGACGACCCCATCGCCGAGGTGATCGCGGCCAACTTATCCAACGACCGCCAGGCCCGCGAGCCCGTCCGGCAACAGGCCGCGGCGGCCACCAGCGCCTCGGGGCAACGCTACATGCTGCAGGCCGCCTCCTTCCGCGCCCCCGGCGATGCCCAGCAGTTGCGCAGCCGGCTGCGCGACTTCGGCCTGCTGGCCCAGGTCAGCGAGGTGAAGGCCGGGGGTGGCGAGACCTGGCACCGCGTCCAGGTGGGTCCCTACGAGGACCGCCGCGAGCTGTCCCGGGCCCAGGACCTGATGGTCACCCAGGGCATCGAGCCGCTGCTGATCCAGCTCAACAATTGA